In Prunus dulcis chromosome 2, ALMONDv2, whole genome shotgun sequence, a single genomic region encodes these proteins:
- the LOC117617281 gene encoding pentatricopeptide repeat-containing protein At3g49240, mitochondrial — MALSKPSFLTHLRTLAKPPNGHHPTTPPSFISLRFLSFATPEEAAAERRRRKRRLRIEPPLSSLHRNQQQQQQQQSPKPQQNPNAPKLPEPVSALSGNRLNLHNRILTLIRQNDLEEAALYTRHSIYSNCRPTIFTVNSVLTAQLRQSKYSDLLSLHRFITQAGVAPNIITHNLIFQTYLDCRKPDTAMENYKQLINDAPFNPSPTTYRILIKGLVDNNKLDRAMELKEEIDVKGFAPDPVVYHYLMVGCVKNSDSDGVFKLYEELKEKLGGVVEDGIVYGNLMKGYFMRGMEKEAMECYEESFGESSKVKMSAVAYNSVLDALSKNGKFDEALRLFDRMVAEHNPPRRLAVNLGSFNVMADGYCVQGRFKEAIEVFRKMGDYRCSPDTLSFNNLIEQLCKNGMLSEAEELYGEMSDKGVNPDEFTYVLLMDTCFEENRADDAAEYFRKMVDAKLRPNLAVYNRLVDGLIKVGKVDEAKSFFDLMVKKLKMDIPSYQFIMKTLSEAGKLDEVLNVVDTMLDDDGVEFNEELQEFVKGELRKEGREDEVGKLMEEKERQKAEAKAKEAEAAEAAKRSARAAVSSLLPSKLFGNKESETGSTQATENAGEAASTQPAEAATVSGDAQAGQEEHGGEEGENSAQIESKSDGATEQVLA, encoded by the coding sequence ATGGCTCTCTCAAAACCCTCCTTCCTCACTCACCTGAGAACCCTAGCCAAACCCCCCAACGGCCACCACCCAACCACACCACCCTCCTTCATCTCCCTTCGATTTCTCTCCTTCGCCACCCCAGAAGAAGCCGCCGCCGAACGTCGTCGTCGCAAGCGCCGCCTCCGCATCGAGCcccctctctcctccctccacCGCAACcagcaacaacagcaacaacaacaatccCCGAAACCCCAACAAAACCCTAACGCCCCGAAACTCCCCGAACCCGTTTCGGCTCTCTCCGGCAACCGCCTCAACCTCCACAACCGCATTCTCACTCTCATCCGCCAAAACGACCTCGAGGAGGCCGCGCTCTACACTCGCCATTCCATCTATTCCAATTGCCGGCCCACCATTTTCACAGTCAACTCTGTGCTTACCGCTCAGCTTCGCCAGTCCAAGTATTCTGACCTCTTGTCCCTTCACCGCTTCATCACCCAGGCGGGCGTTGCCCCCAATATCATCACTCACAATCTCATCTTTCAGACTTATTTGGATTGCCGCAAGCCCGATACTGCTATGGAAAACTACAAGCAGTTGATCAATGACGCCCCTTTCAACCCTTCCCCAACTACTTATCGGATTTTGATAAAAGGTTTGGTGGATAACAACAAGCTGGACAGGGCTATGGAACTCAAAGAGGAAATTGATGTCAAGGGTTTTGCGCCGGACCCTGTTGTTTATCATTATTTGATGGTGGGCTGTGTGAAGAATTCGGATTCGGATGGAGTTTTTAAGCTTTACGAGGAGTTGAAGGAGAAGTTGGGAGGGGTTGTAGAAGATGGGATTGTCTATGGGAACTTGATGAAGGGGTATTTCATGAGGGGGATGGAGAAGGAGGCCATGGAGTGTTATGAGGAATCTTTTGGGGAGAGTTCCAAGGTGAAGATGAGTGCTGTGGCCTATAATTCGGTTTTGGATGCCTTGAGCAAGAATGGTAAGTTTGATGAGGCCTTGAGGTTGTTTGATAGGATGGTCGCAGAGCATAACCCGCCGAGGCGTTTGGCTGTGAATTTGGGGAGCTTTAATGTGATGGCGGATGGGTATTGCGTGCAGGGGAGGTTTAAGGAAGCCATTGAGGTTTTCAGGAAGATGGGAGATTATAGGTGTAGTCCGGACACCTTGTCATTCAATAATTTGATTGAGCAATTGTGCAAGAATGGGATGCTGAGTGAAGCTGAGGAGCTTTATGGAGAAATGAGCGACAAGGGAGTGAACCCGGATGAATTTACGTATGTTTTGTTGATGGATACTTGTTTTGAGGAAAATAGGGCTGATGATGCAGCTGAGTACTTTAGAAAAATGGTTGATGCCAAACTGAGGCCAAACTTGGCTGTTTATAATAGGTTGGTTGATGGATTAATTAAGGTTGGGAAGGTTGATGAGGCAAAATCGTTTTTTGATTTGATGGTGAAGAAGCTCAAGATGGATATTCCGAGCTATCAGTTTATAATGAAGACATTGAGTGAGGCAGGGAAATTGGATGAGGTGCTTAATGTGGTCGATACCATGTTGGATGATGATGGGGTTGAATTTAATGAGGAGTTGCAGGAGTTTGTTAAAGGGGAGCTGAGAAAGGAGGGGAGAGAGGATGAAGTGGGGAAGCTAATGGAGGAGAAGGAAAGGCAGAAAGCTGAAGCTAAGGCTAAGGAGGCTGAGGCAGCAGAAGCAGCAAAGAGAAGTGCAAGAGCTGCTGTGTCCTCCTTACTTCCTTCCAAGTTGTTTGGGAATAAAGAATCCGAGACAGGGTCTACGCAGGCCACTGAAAATGCAGGTGAAGCTGCCTCGACACAACCTGCAGAGGCTGCCACAGTGAGTGGAGATGCACAAGCTGGTCAGGAAGAGCATGGCGGAGAAGAAGGTGAAAATTCAGCTCAGATAGAATCCAAAAGTGATGGTGCAACTGAGCAGGTATTGGCCTGA
- the LOC117617280 gene encoding E3 ubiquitin-protein ligase SINAT5-like, whose amino-acid sequence MDLESIECVSSSDGLDEDEIHQHHNTLHPHPHPHQHHHDFSKPRSNATNNTTIPGPTAIAPATSVHELLECPVCTNSMYPPIHQCHNGHTLCSTCKTRVHNRCPTCRQELGDIRCLALEKVAESLELPCKYYSLGCPEIFPYYSKLKHESVCNFRPYNCPYAGSECSVVGDIPFLVSHLRDDHKVDMHTGCTFNHRYVKSNPREVENATWMLTVFHCFGQYFCLHFEAFQLGMAPVYMAFLRFMGDENEARNYSYSLEVGANGRKLIWEGTPRSIRDSHRKVRDSHDGLIIQRNMALFFSGGDRKELKLRVTGRIWKEQQNPDAGACIPNLCS is encoded by the exons ATGGACTTGGAAAGCATCGAGTGTGTCTCGTCCTCAGATGGTCTTGATGAGGATGAGATCCATCAACACCATAACACGCTTCACCCacatcctcatcctcatcaaCACCACCATGACTTTTCCAAGCCAAGAAGCAATGCCACCAACAACACCACCATTCCCGGCCCCACCGCCATTGCTCCGGCGACCAGCGTCCACGAGTTGCTTGAATGCCCGGTCTGCACCAATTCCATGTACCCACCAATCCATCAg TGCCACAATGGCCACACACTGTGTTCTACTTGTAAAACAAGGGTGCACAATCGCTGCCCCACTTGTAGGCAGGAGCTTGGAGATATTCGGTGTTTAGCGCTGGAGAAGGTGGCTGAGTCACTTGAATTACCCTGCAAGTATTACTCCTTGGGATGCCCAGAGATATTTCCATACTACAGCAAACTAAAGCATGAGTCAGTGTGCAACTTCAGACCGTACAATTGCCCATATGCTGGATCGGAGTGCTCTGTTGTTGGGGATATCCCTTTCCTGGTTTCCCATCTTAGGGATGATCACAAGGTGGACATGCACACAGGATGCACATTCAATCATCGCTATGTGAAGTCAAATCCTCGGGAAGTAGAGAATGCCACTTGGATGCTTACA GTCTTCCATTGTTTTGGTCAATACTTCTGCCTTCATTTTGAAGCCTTCCAGCTTGGCATGGCTCCTGTTTATATGGCATTTCTACGTTTTATGGGTGATGAGAATGAGGCTCGGAACTACAGCTACAGCCTAGAGGTTGGAGCAAATGGCAGGAAACTCATATGGGAGGGGACCCCACGAAGTATCCGCGATAGCCACCGAAAGGTCAGGGATAGCCATGATGGTCTCATTATCCAACGAAACATGGCTTTATTCTTCTCTGGAGGAGATAGGAAGGAGCTGAAGCTGAGAGTTACTGGGAGGATATGGAAGGAACAGCAAAATCCAGATGCTGGGGCGTGCATACCAAACCTATGTAGCTAA